The genomic window GATACAGATTTCTTCAACCTGGTTTCCGTTATTTGCCATCAATCCTCAGAAATTCTTAGATAATCCGAATTTTGCGACGAAGGAAGATTATACGAAAGCCTTTATCAAAGTTTTTGATGATAGTGCCATTGAAGTTGAGGTTTTAAAATAAATTGAAAAAGCTGTTCAGATTGAACAGCTTTTGTTTTTTTGTTTTGTTTTTATTTTTTAAACGCAAAGACTTAAAATTTAACACCTGATTTTTTAAGTAGTAAAGAATTGCGATAAATCGCTGATTAAGCATGAAATTAAAACGTTCGCTTCTTCAAATCAACTTTGTTGATTCTTTCTTTGCTCCTTAAAGTTCTTAGAATGTTAATAAAAACTTTGCGTTAAAAATTACTCTTCAATTGTTCTAAAAGTCAAGTTCACTCTCGGAGCTTTTACTTTAGTCGTCGGTGGAAGCCGATGTAACCAATGATCCTGCGTTGTTCCTTTCATCACCAATAAACTTCCGTTTTCCAGAAATGTTTCTACTTTTTCTTTCGTCGTTTTATGCTTAAATAAAAACTTTCTTTCCGCTCCGAAAGTTAAAGAGGCAATTGCTCCATGCTTTTTCAGATCTTTTTCACCATCACTGTGATAGGCCATTCCTTCGCTTCCGTCATGATATAAGTTCAGAAGACAGGAATTATAGGTTTCCCCGGTCACTTCTTCGCATTTTTTCTTTAATTCTAATAACTCGGGAGTCCAGAATTTGGCATATTTTGTTCGCTTTGAATACGTATACTCAAACGGTTTTTCACCAAACCAGGCTACTTTTCTTTTGGTTAAAATTAATTTTCCGAAAATCATCGCTTCATCATTTTCCCAGGGAATCTGATTGAATAAATAATCATAATAAAAGTCCGACTTTTCTTTGGAGAAAACTTTTCCGTAATAATGAACAATTCCATCATTGGGAAGGATATTTAAAGGATAGCCGGAAATATCTTCGAATAGATTTAGCATTGAATTTTGTAATTTATGGTGATTAAAATTAAACCATTAAGCTAAGCAACTTAACAATCAGAATGATTTATCTTAATGAAACTTCACTCCTTAATAAATCTTAATGGTTCAAGTAAAAGTTAAGTTAAAATCTTAAGAATAAATCTGAGAACTTTCCCACCCCACAATCAGCTGCTTTCTTTCACTTCCCCATCGGTAACCTCCCATATTTCCGGAAGACTGAATGACACGGTGACAAGGGATCAGAAAAGCCACAGGATTACTTCCAATAGCAGTACCAACCGCTCTTGATGCATTTGGATTTCCTATTTTTTCAGCTAAACTTCCATATGTTGATAATTTTCCCATCGGAATGGTAAGAAGACTTTCCCAGACTTTTAATTG from Chryseobacterium camelliae includes these protein-coding regions:
- a CDS encoding alpha-ketoglutarate-dependent dioxygenase AlkB family protein, encoding MLNLFEDISGYPLNILPNDGIVHYYGKVFSKEKSDFYYDYLFNQIPWENDEAMIFGKLILTKRKVAWFGEKPFEYTYSKRTKYAKFWTPELLELKKKCEEVTGETYNSCLLNLYHDGSEGMAYHSDGEKDLKKHGAIASLTFGAERKFLFKHKTTKEKVETFLENGSLLVMKGTTQDHWLHRLPPTTKVKAPRVNLTFRTIEE